The proteins below are encoded in one region of Hordeum vulgare subsp. vulgare chromosome 3H, MorexV3_pseudomolecules_assembly, whole genome shotgun sequence:
- the LOC123440146 gene encoding E3 ubiquitin-protein ligase At4g11680-like: MPAASSSASATPGASRGGGRVSAFTMRAVARMSRARWFIFLRRVYQYQNGPRSDLGSNPFNSPGWLALELGVIVAQMLITTTVVATSPKERPAWPLRLWVTAYNVGNVLSLPLLYWRHQHSLAARRGDDPEMHGAGDALRDSSYLMNKARAFLELFFAMWFVMGNVWVFDARLGSFHRAPRLYALCIGLLAWNAVVYSLPFLLFLLLCCFVPVVGYALGYNMNSASVGRGASDEQLDALPRWRFKEPDVPRDREKDDQECCICLAQYREKEEVRQLPCTHMFHLKCVDRWLRIISSCPLCKQELS; this comes from the exons ATGCCGGCCGCTTCGTCGTCGGCCTCGGCAACGCCCGGAGCCAGCCGCGGCGGCGGTCGGGTCTCCGCTTTCACGATGCGCGCGGTGGCACGCATGTCGAGGGCGCGGTGGTTCATCTTCCTGAGGCGGGTATACCAGTACCAGAACGGCCCGAGGTCCGACCTGGGCTCCAACCCTTTCAACTCGCCCGGCTGGCTCGCTCTCGAGCTTGGCGTGATCGTCGCGCAGATGCTCATCACCACCACCGTCGTGGCCACCTCCCCCAAGGAGCGCCCCGCGTGGCCGCTCCGGCTCTGGGTCACCGCGTACAACGTTGGCAACGTGCTCAGCCTCCCCCTCCTCTACTGGCGCCACCAACATTCCTTGGCCGCCAGACGAGGCGACGACCCCGAGATGCACGGCGCCGGTGACGCTCTAAG GGACAGCTCGTATCTGATGAACAAGGCTCGGGCGTTCCTGGAGCTCTTCTTCGCGATGTGGTTCGTGATGGGCAACGTGTGGGTGTTCGACGCGCGGCTCGGGTCTTTCCACCGCGCACCGAGGTTGTACGCGCTCTGCATCGGTCTCCTCGCCTGGAACGCCGTCGTCTACTCGctccccttcctcctcttcctcctgctCTGCTGCTTCGTCCCGGTCGTCGGGTACGCGCTCGGCTACAACATGAACTCGGCCTCCGTTGGCCGGGGCGCCTCCGACGAGCAGCTGGACGCGCTGCCGCGGTGGAGGTTCAAGGAGCCCGATGTGCCGAGAGACCGCGAGAAGGACGATCAA GAGTGCTGCATATGCCTGGCGCAGtacagggagaaggaggaggtgaggCAGCTGCCGTGCACACACATGTTCCACCTGAAATGCGTGGACAGATGGCTGAGGATCATCTCCTCTTGCCCTCTCTGCAAGCAAGAGCTCAGCTGA